Proteins encoded in a region of the Salminus brasiliensis chromosome 2, fSalBra1.hap2, whole genome shotgun sequence genome:
- the rpgrip1l gene encoding protein fantom isoform X3 produces the protein MSALTLFDESAGDVPVRDITLNHSGAGMPVLEKESLFQNARARQAVAKVSREELEDRYLRVQDENLLLKQHTHKQEDKIKRMATKLIRLVKDRKRVEQMTSAGRVVGGRDVEMEEMMEELQEKVQELEKQNEGLKQRLLTAKHQLQTQSRRPTPYSHIQSRINSGLHRLREDTPAPSQRPLTPRGVGSRHVEGEMSSKPPQGLLPRYGHSLLDEARSEIRNLENVIESQRAQMGEMERSAEMLRDQLRSKDRDYEESLLQLRKQQASGQRSTIKDNVEMIKLQKQLSEKGNAFTVLEGRFLQLQESQKTLKASHEAAMVKVDELTGQLKEERLKSLGLESQLHTKTLEERRTGELLVRIQDLEKERDLLKENCDKLVNSAFDVSQEQKWKTREQQLKLQIAQLEMALKSDLTDKNQILDKIKAERDLNENLMQENKELQLRYLEQKQQLDEIKDRMKFFTKESEVDAAELSEALMLIKVRKTQANGALGFLEKVEEKIHVDVECSLKELQATHAETVQELEKTRNMLIMQHKINKDYQAEVEAVTRKMDDLKLENELKQEKLAQVLDMRAAKIKKLEAQLKDIAYGTKTHVFRPDVTEDDVTDEFDETVHLSRGENLLEIHLGTARFGPEALESLGDKDPSTFCTYAFYDFELQSTAVVWGSQPAYNFTSQYLVKVDDLFLHYLHSSSITVEAQLAEGLAYRTIAAGQLRLSQVLERDGKVFGTLQLVGVTGDIQAFGTLDYWLRLRVPIEQAIRLYKERAKALGYLSSSIRDQSQASTASVPSASFKDENLNELNVIVRCCSNLRSRGPHAQPSPYVIYKLHDFPDHDTPIVPSTTEPQFEDHMTFPFMMNADLDAYLRAEALILYVFDDLDLENQLYLGKARVPLISLAHDKAITGMFELVDPDGVASGYIDVTLKWKFTYLPPSGSAITAEEAKFITKETPVRIAAGGNGSVKGEEKEQEPPPLPRLTLSESPLPKPRLRTLTKTATKKVSFLDITEFENQTVQVAEGKATTFTKEEDDEESHFSEGQLIAVSSHSMSDESDISEELQEPEEDIQQVEGTDLSESILSDSDDCIVPAPSTQTRKQPFERIRVEIVSLNLKPDSRVTVDSSVVRLFVEYCFLDLPTVETPLSLPKPLPGQSIYFNYSNVIYVDVENNQARRHALRAVLEGRNRKLENIKFTVVSDPPEEEEQEKECEDVGVAYLRISDILEKQRNMIDVSLNIMDVKDSSEVVGSLRVTLEALEALRSIMEDPDHDHASLA, from the exons ATGTCTGCGCTCACGTTGTTTGACGAGAGTGCTGGGGACGTCCCTGTAAGAGACATCACCTTAAACCATAGCGGAGCAGGCATGCCAGTTCTGgagaaag AATCACTTTTCCAAAATGCCCGAGCCAGACAAGCTGTGGCCAAGGTCAGCAGAGAGGAGCTTGAGGATCGATACCTCCGTGTGCAGGATGAAAACCTCCTGctcaaacagcacacacacaaacaagaagACAAGATCAAGAG AATGGCCACCAAGCTGATCCGCTTGGTGAAGGACCGTAAGCGGGTTGAACAGATGACTTCAGCAGGCCGTGTGGTTGGTGGTCGGGATGTTGAGATGGAGGAAATGATGGAGGAGCTCCAAGAGAAAGTCCAGGAGCTAGAGAAACAAAATGAGGGACTCAAGCAGCGTCTGCTTACAGCAAAACATCAACTTCAGACCCAGAGTCGCAGACCGACGCCCTACAGTCACATCCAATCTCGCATTAATTCCGGCCTCCACAGACTTAGGGAAGACACGCCTGCACCATCTCAGCGGCCTCTTACACCAAGAGGAG TAGGATCCAGACATGTGGAGGGGGAAATGAGCAGCAAGCCACCTCAGGGGCTTTTACCCCGTTACGGGCACAGTCTGCTGGATGAGGCTCGCTCAGAGATCCGCAATTT GGAGAATGTGATAGAAAGCCAGAGGGCTCAGatgggagagatggagagatcaGCGGAGATGCTGAGAGATCAATTGAGAAGTAAAGACAGAGACTATGAGGAATCTCTTCTTCAGCTGAGAAAACAGCAGGCCAGTGGTCAAAG GTCAACCATTAAAGATAACGTGGAGATGATAAAGCTGCAGAAGCAACTGTCTGagaaaggaaatgcattcactGTGCTGGAGGGAAGATTCCTTCAACTACAAGAG AGCCAGAAAACCCTGAAAGCCAGCCATGAGGCAGCAATGGTTAAAGTGGATGAgctcactggacagctgaaagAAGAGAGGCTGAAGAGTCTGGGCTTAGAAAGCCAGCTGCACACTAAAACACTGGAAGAAAGGAGGACTGGTGAG TTGCTTGTGCGAATTCAAGATTTGGAGAAGGAGAGGGACTTGCTTAAAGAGAATTGTGATAAGTTAGTTAACAG TGCATTTGATGTTAGCCAGGAACAGAAGTGGAAAACGAGAGAACAGCAGCTCAAACTGCAGATTGCTCAGTTGGAGATGGCGCTGAAATCTGATCTCACTGATAAAAACCAAATCTTGGATAAGATTAAGGCAGAGAGAG ACTTGAATGAGAATTTGATGCAAGAGAACAAAGAACTTCAGCTTCGCTATCTGGAACAAAAGCAACAATTAGATGAAATAAAAGACCGAATGAAGTTCTTTACCAAG GAGAGTGAAGTAGATGCTGCTGAACTCAGTGAAGCACTGATGCTTATTAAG GTACGCAAGACCCAGGCAAATGGTGCGTTGGGTTTTCTAGAGAAGGTTGAAGAGAAGATCCACGTAGATGTGGAATGCTCACTGAAGGAACTACAGGCCACTCATGCTGAAACTGTCCAAGAGCTTGAGAAGACTAGAAATATGCTCATAATGCAGCACAAGATCAATAAAGACTACCAG GCTGAAGTTGAAGCAGTCACACGTAAGATGGATGATCTGAAGCTGGAAAATGAGCTTAAACAGGAGAAACTGGCCCAGGTTCTGGACATGAGAGCTGCCAAGATAAAGAAACTTGAAG CCCAGTTGAAAGACATCGCCTATGGAACCAAGACCCACGTCTTCAGACCTGATGTCACAGAAGATGATGTGACTGATGAGTTTGATGAAACGGTGCACCTGTCAAGAGGCGAGAATCTCCTGGAGATTCACTTGGGCACGGCTCGGTTTGGCCCCGAAGCTTTAGAGAGTCTTGGTGACAAAGACCCATCAACTTTCTGCACTTACGCATTCTATGACTTTGAACTTCAGTCTACGGCGGTGGTGTGGGGGTCCCAGCCAGCCTATAACTTCACCTCACAGTATCTGGTAAAAGTGGATGATCTTTTCCTGCACTACCTTCATAGCAGTTCCATTACTGTGGAAGCGCAGCTGGCTGAGGGTCTGGCTTACCGCACCATAGCCGCAGGTCAGCTGCGACTGAGTCAGGTCTTGGAAAGAGATGGGAAGGTGTTTGGCACCCTGCAGTTGGTAG GTGTCACTGGGGATATCCAGGCATTTGGCACTCTGGACTACTGGCTCAGACTGAGGGTTCCTATAGAGCAGGCCATCCGTCTGTATAAGGAGAGAGCCAAAGCGCTGGGCTACCTCAGTTCCAGCATAAGAGACCAGAGCCAG GCTTCAACGGCCTCCGTCCCGAGTGCTTCATTTAAAGATGAAAACCTAAATGAACTCAATGTCATAGTACGCTGCTGCAGTAACCTCAGATCCAGAGGCCCTCATGCCCAGCCTAGTCCATACGTCATCTACAAACTTCATGACTTCCCTGACCACGACACTCCAATCGTTCCCTCTACCACTGAGCCCCAATTTGAGGATCACATGACCTTCCCTTTCATGATGAATGCTGACCTTGATGCGTATCTGAGGGCAGAAGCTTTGATCCTGTATGTGTTCGATGATCTGGACTTGGAGAATCAGCTATACCTGGGGAAAGCCAGAGTGCCGCTTATATCTCTGGCCCATGATAAGGCCATCACAG GTATGTTTGAGCTTGTGGATCCAGATGGCGTTGCCAGTGGCTATATAGATGTGACTCTCAAATGGAAGTTCACATATCTGCCTCCTTCTGGCTCAGCCATCACTGCAGAGGAGGCTAAGTTTATCACCAAAGAGACTCCAGTCAGAATAGCAGCTGGTGGAAATGGAAGTGTGAAAGGGGAGGAGAAGGAGCAGGAGCCTCCTCCTTTACCGCGTTTAACTCTTTCTGAG AGCCCACTGCCAAAGCCCAGACTGCGGACCCTTACAAAAACAGCCACAAAAAAAGTTTCATTCTTAGACATCACTGAATTTGAAAACCAG ACTGTCCAAGTCGCTGAGGGTAAGGCCACTACATTTACAAaggaagaagatgatgaagagtCACATTTCTCAGAAGGCCAGCTGATTGCAGTGAGCTCTCATTCCATGTCTGATGAGTCAGACATTTCTGAGGAACTGCAAGAGCCAGAGGAAG ACATACAGCAGGTGGAAGGCACAGATCTGAGTGAATCGATTCTTTCAGACAGCGATGACTGCATTGTGCCTGCTCCGAGCACACAGACCAGGAAACAG CCATTTGAGCGGATTCGTGTAGAGATTGTGTCTCTAAATCTGAAGCCGGACTCCAGGGTCACAGTGGACTCTAGTGTTGTCAGGCTGTTTGTGGAGTATTGTTTCCTGGACCTTCCCACCGTGGAGACACCCCTGTCACTGCCCAAACCACTGCCTGGACAAAGCATCTACTTCAACTATAGCAATG TCATCTATGTGGATGTGGAGAATAACCAGGCCAGGCGCCACGCCCTAAGAGCAGTACTTGAAGGCAGAAACCGAAAGCTAGAGAA CATCAAGTTCACAGTAGTTAGTGACCCACCTGAGGAGGAGGAACAGGAGAAGGAGTGTGAGGATGTGGGTGTGGCTTACCTCAGGATCTCTGACATTCTGGAGAAGCAGAGAAACATGATAGATGTCAGCCTCAACA tTATGGATGTGAAGGACAGCAGTGAAGTGGTGGGCAGTCTAAGGGTGACTTTAGAAGCTCTAGAGGCTCTAAGATCCATTATGGAGGATCCCGACCACGACCACGCTTCTCTCGCCTGA
- the rpgrip1l gene encoding protein fantom isoform X1 — protein MSALTLFDESAGDVPVRDITLNHSGAGMPVLEKESLFQNARARQAVAKVSREELEDRYLRVQDENLLLKQHTHKQEDKIKRMATKLIRLVKDRKRVEQMTSAGRVVGGRDVEMEEMMEELQEKVQELEKQNEGLKQRLLTAKHQLQTQSRRPTPYSHIQSRINSGLHRLREDTPAPSQRPLTPRGVGSRHVEGEMSSKPPQGLLPRYGHSLLDEARSEIRNLENVIESQRAQMGEMERSAEMLRDQLRSKDRDYEESLLQLRKQQASGQRSTIKDNVEMIKLQKQLSEKGNAFTVLEGRFLQLQESQKTLKASHEAAMVKVDELTGQLKEERLKSLGLESQLHTKTLEERRTGELLVRIQDLEKERDLLKENCDKLVNSAFDVSQEQKWKTREQQLKLQIAQLEMALKSDLTDKNQILDKIKAERDLNENLMQENKELQLRYLEQKQQLDEIKDRMKFFTKESEVDAAELSEALMLIKVRKTQANGALGFLEKVEEKIHVDVECSLKELQATHAETVQELEKTRNMLIMQHKINKDYQAEVEAVTRKMDDLKLENELKQEKLAQVLDMRAAKIKKLEAQLKDIAYGTKTHVFRPDVTEDDVTDEFDETVHLSRGENLLEIHLGTARFGPEALESLGDKDPSTFCTYAFYDFELQSTAVVWGSQPAYNFTSQYLVKVDDLFLHYLHSSSITVEAQLAEGLAYRTIAAGQLRLSQVLERDGKVFGTLQLVGVTGDIQAFGTLDYWLRLRVPIEQAIRLYKERAKALGYLSSSIRDQSQASTASVPSASFKDENLNELNVIVRCCSNLRSRGPHAQPSPYVIYKLHDFPDHDTPIVPSTTEPQFEDHMTFPFMMNADLDAYLRAEALILYVFDDLDLENQLYLGKARVPLISLAHDKAITGMFELVDPDGVASGYIDVTLKWKFTYLPPSGSAITAEEAKFITKETPVRIAAGGNGSVKGEEKEQEPPPLPRLTLSESPLPKPRLRTLTKTATKKVSFLDITEFENQMSETTLPGGDQENSTVSTVKTVQVAEGKATTFTKEEDDEESHFSEGQLIAVSSHSMSDESDISEELQEPEEDIQQVEGTDLSESILSDSDDCIVPAPSTQTRKQPFERIRVEIVSLNLKPDSRVTVDSSVVRLFVEYCFLDLPTVETPLSLPKPLPGQSIYFNYSNVIYVDVENNQARRHALRAVLEGRNRKLENIKFTVVSDPPEEEEQEKECEDVGVAYLRISDILEKQRNMIDVSLNIMDVKDSSEVVGSLRVTLEALEALRSIMEDPDHDHASLA, from the exons ATGTCTGCGCTCACGTTGTTTGACGAGAGTGCTGGGGACGTCCCTGTAAGAGACATCACCTTAAACCATAGCGGAGCAGGCATGCCAGTTCTGgagaaag AATCACTTTTCCAAAATGCCCGAGCCAGACAAGCTGTGGCCAAGGTCAGCAGAGAGGAGCTTGAGGATCGATACCTCCGTGTGCAGGATGAAAACCTCCTGctcaaacagcacacacacaaacaagaagACAAGATCAAGAG AATGGCCACCAAGCTGATCCGCTTGGTGAAGGACCGTAAGCGGGTTGAACAGATGACTTCAGCAGGCCGTGTGGTTGGTGGTCGGGATGTTGAGATGGAGGAAATGATGGAGGAGCTCCAAGAGAAAGTCCAGGAGCTAGAGAAACAAAATGAGGGACTCAAGCAGCGTCTGCTTACAGCAAAACATCAACTTCAGACCCAGAGTCGCAGACCGACGCCCTACAGTCACATCCAATCTCGCATTAATTCCGGCCTCCACAGACTTAGGGAAGACACGCCTGCACCATCTCAGCGGCCTCTTACACCAAGAGGAG TAGGATCCAGACATGTGGAGGGGGAAATGAGCAGCAAGCCACCTCAGGGGCTTTTACCCCGTTACGGGCACAGTCTGCTGGATGAGGCTCGCTCAGAGATCCGCAATTT GGAGAATGTGATAGAAAGCCAGAGGGCTCAGatgggagagatggagagatcaGCGGAGATGCTGAGAGATCAATTGAGAAGTAAAGACAGAGACTATGAGGAATCTCTTCTTCAGCTGAGAAAACAGCAGGCCAGTGGTCAAAG GTCAACCATTAAAGATAACGTGGAGATGATAAAGCTGCAGAAGCAACTGTCTGagaaaggaaatgcattcactGTGCTGGAGGGAAGATTCCTTCAACTACAAGAG AGCCAGAAAACCCTGAAAGCCAGCCATGAGGCAGCAATGGTTAAAGTGGATGAgctcactggacagctgaaagAAGAGAGGCTGAAGAGTCTGGGCTTAGAAAGCCAGCTGCACACTAAAACACTGGAAGAAAGGAGGACTGGTGAG TTGCTTGTGCGAATTCAAGATTTGGAGAAGGAGAGGGACTTGCTTAAAGAGAATTGTGATAAGTTAGTTAACAG TGCATTTGATGTTAGCCAGGAACAGAAGTGGAAAACGAGAGAACAGCAGCTCAAACTGCAGATTGCTCAGTTGGAGATGGCGCTGAAATCTGATCTCACTGATAAAAACCAAATCTTGGATAAGATTAAGGCAGAGAGAG ACTTGAATGAGAATTTGATGCAAGAGAACAAAGAACTTCAGCTTCGCTATCTGGAACAAAAGCAACAATTAGATGAAATAAAAGACCGAATGAAGTTCTTTACCAAG GAGAGTGAAGTAGATGCTGCTGAACTCAGTGAAGCACTGATGCTTATTAAG GTACGCAAGACCCAGGCAAATGGTGCGTTGGGTTTTCTAGAGAAGGTTGAAGAGAAGATCCACGTAGATGTGGAATGCTCACTGAAGGAACTACAGGCCACTCATGCTGAAACTGTCCAAGAGCTTGAGAAGACTAGAAATATGCTCATAATGCAGCACAAGATCAATAAAGACTACCAG GCTGAAGTTGAAGCAGTCACACGTAAGATGGATGATCTGAAGCTGGAAAATGAGCTTAAACAGGAGAAACTGGCCCAGGTTCTGGACATGAGAGCTGCCAAGATAAAGAAACTTGAAG CCCAGTTGAAAGACATCGCCTATGGAACCAAGACCCACGTCTTCAGACCTGATGTCACAGAAGATGATGTGACTGATGAGTTTGATGAAACGGTGCACCTGTCAAGAGGCGAGAATCTCCTGGAGATTCACTTGGGCACGGCTCGGTTTGGCCCCGAAGCTTTAGAGAGTCTTGGTGACAAAGACCCATCAACTTTCTGCACTTACGCATTCTATGACTTTGAACTTCAGTCTACGGCGGTGGTGTGGGGGTCCCAGCCAGCCTATAACTTCACCTCACAGTATCTGGTAAAAGTGGATGATCTTTTCCTGCACTACCTTCATAGCAGTTCCATTACTGTGGAAGCGCAGCTGGCTGAGGGTCTGGCTTACCGCACCATAGCCGCAGGTCAGCTGCGACTGAGTCAGGTCTTGGAAAGAGATGGGAAGGTGTTTGGCACCCTGCAGTTGGTAG GTGTCACTGGGGATATCCAGGCATTTGGCACTCTGGACTACTGGCTCAGACTGAGGGTTCCTATAGAGCAGGCCATCCGTCTGTATAAGGAGAGAGCCAAAGCGCTGGGCTACCTCAGTTCCAGCATAAGAGACCAGAGCCAG GCTTCAACGGCCTCCGTCCCGAGTGCTTCATTTAAAGATGAAAACCTAAATGAACTCAATGTCATAGTACGCTGCTGCAGTAACCTCAGATCCAGAGGCCCTCATGCCCAGCCTAGTCCATACGTCATCTACAAACTTCATGACTTCCCTGACCACGACACTCCAATCGTTCCCTCTACCACTGAGCCCCAATTTGAGGATCACATGACCTTCCCTTTCATGATGAATGCTGACCTTGATGCGTATCTGAGGGCAGAAGCTTTGATCCTGTATGTGTTCGATGATCTGGACTTGGAGAATCAGCTATACCTGGGGAAAGCCAGAGTGCCGCTTATATCTCTGGCCCATGATAAGGCCATCACAG GTATGTTTGAGCTTGTGGATCCAGATGGCGTTGCCAGTGGCTATATAGATGTGACTCTCAAATGGAAGTTCACATATCTGCCTCCTTCTGGCTCAGCCATCACTGCAGAGGAGGCTAAGTTTATCACCAAAGAGACTCCAGTCAGAATAGCAGCTGGTGGAAATGGAAGTGTGAAAGGGGAGGAGAAGGAGCAGGAGCCTCCTCCTTTACCGCGTTTAACTCTTTCTGAG AGCCCACTGCCAAAGCCCAGACTGCGGACCCTTACAAAAACAGCCACAAAAAAAGTTTCATTCTTAGACATCACTGAATTTGAAAACCAG ATGAGTGAAACCACACTCCCTGGTGGTGATCAAGAAAACTCTACTGTCTCAACAGTGAAG ACTGTCCAAGTCGCTGAGGGTAAGGCCACTACATTTACAAaggaagaagatgatgaagagtCACATTTCTCAGAAGGCCAGCTGATTGCAGTGAGCTCTCATTCCATGTCTGATGAGTCAGACATTTCTGAGGAACTGCAAGAGCCAGAGGAAG ACATACAGCAGGTGGAAGGCACAGATCTGAGTGAATCGATTCTTTCAGACAGCGATGACTGCATTGTGCCTGCTCCGAGCACACAGACCAGGAAACAG CCATTTGAGCGGATTCGTGTAGAGATTGTGTCTCTAAATCTGAAGCCGGACTCCAGGGTCACAGTGGACTCTAGTGTTGTCAGGCTGTTTGTGGAGTATTGTTTCCTGGACCTTCCCACCGTGGAGACACCCCTGTCACTGCCCAAACCACTGCCTGGACAAAGCATCTACTTCAACTATAGCAATG TCATCTATGTGGATGTGGAGAATAACCAGGCCAGGCGCCACGCCCTAAGAGCAGTACTTGAAGGCAGAAACCGAAAGCTAGAGAA CATCAAGTTCACAGTAGTTAGTGACCCACCTGAGGAGGAGGAACAGGAGAAGGAGTGTGAGGATGTGGGTGTGGCTTACCTCAGGATCTCTGACATTCTGGAGAAGCAGAGAAACATGATAGATGTCAGCCTCAACA tTATGGATGTGAAGGACAGCAGTGAAGTGGTGGGCAGTCTAAGGGTGACTTTAGAAGCTCTAGAGGCTCTAAGATCCATTATGGAGGATCCCGACCACGACCACGCTTCTCTCGCCTGA